GGGGGAAGCAGAAGCATTCACATGCACGGGGGAACGATGAGCACGACTGACACCGATGTCGGCGGCGCGATCACACTGACCGACGACGACCTGGATCCGTATGTCACGCACGGGGAGACGCGGCGGTGGCTGACGGGGTCCGGACTGCCGTCCGACGGCGCGCTGCTGGGGTTCGACGCGCTGCGCGAGCACGGGCTGCGCAGGCTTGCGGACCTGGCCGGCGACGCCGACAAGCTCGCCGGGGAGCTGCGGGACCAGCTCGTCATAGGAGCGTTGCGGCACCTGGACAGGGACCTGGAGTCGATCGTCCTGGACGGTGAGACGGGCGAGATCTCCACGGCGTACGTCTACCGGAACCCCACTTTGGCGGACCTGTCCCCCCTGGCCCCGTCCCTGGAGGCCCTGCTGCGCTCCGCGGCGGCCACGGAGGAACTGACGGGTGCCGGGGGCCAGTTCAGCAGGCTCGGCCACTTCGGCCCGAAAGCGGTCACGGAGGCGTCGGACCGCCTGGCTGCCGTCTACGCGTCGGGCGTGGGCAAGGACGTGCCGGCGTACTGGCGGATGGCCGCGCTGATCCGCCCGCTCGCCCGGATCGCGGGTCCCGGCGAGGGACTCGTCCTCGACCTCCCGAAGCGGCTGCTGGACGAGGAGTTCGGCACGGGCGTGATCATGCGCTTCGAGGACGTCGACTTCGGGCCCGCGCTGACACACGAACCGACACGCCGTTTCCTGCGGGAGACGGGCCTGCCCGAGGACGGCCTCCTCTTCCAGCTGGACACAGAGGTGCCGCTGCCGGCCCTCACCGAGTACTACGCGGACGAGCGGCCCGACGCGTTCTCCGCCGACGAACTCCCCACGTCCGCGGACCGCCTGATACGCCTCGGCTACCTCCTGGAGGACACGAGCCTCGTGGTCGACGGCACCACGGGCACGATCCTCGCCTGGAGCGAGCCCGACCTCACCCTGCGCCCCCTCAACGCCGACATCTCCACCTTGGCGTTCACCCTCTGGCTGCTCCACCGCGAGAAGACGCTCGACGCGACCCACGGCATCAGCGACGCCTACGAACAGCTCGGCGCCACCATGACCCAGACCCTCGCCACGGTCGACCTGGTCGCCTGCGACCCCACCCCGTCCCTCCCCGGCGACGACGGCTGGCGCTACTGGCCGGAGATATTCGAGGACCAGGCGAGCGGCACGCTGTACGCGTAACCCGCGCCGCTCCTGGAACGCGGACCGGCCCGCCCCCCACGAAAGGGAGCGGCAGCGTGACACTAAGACTGTGCGCAAGCCGGGCAAGCCCTGGACGGTCAAGGCGTGGCTCACGCGCACCGGGACTGGGCCGAGTGGAAGGCTCTTCTGGCAGAGGCGAAGGTCCGGGACGGGCGTCTGCACGACGCACGCCACACGGCTGCGACCGTTTTGCTGATCCTCGGTTTTCCCGAGCGGGCCGTCATGGGTCTCATGGGGTGGTCGACAACTGCCATGGCCGCCCGGTATCAACACATGGTGGACGCCGTGCGGACCGACATCGCGAGGCAGGCCGACGACCTCATTTGGCGGCCAGGTGGGCAGACCTCGGACAGCGGCAGCTGATCGATCAAGCAAGCCGCCGATTGCAGTCAGGTTCCGTCCGAAGGAAGTCCGTTCATGCCGCCGAGGTCGCTCGCGGAGGCGAGCAAGCGTTCGCGAAGCCAGCGGTGTGCCGGGTCGGTCGTATGACGGGGATGCCAGTACATCGTCTCGTGGATGTCGGGCAGGGGGAGCGGCGGTGGCAGGAGCCGGATGCCGGTTGCCGCGGCGGCGAGCTGACGAGCCGCCCGCTCGAGGACGAGGCTGGCCAGAGATGTTCCTCGGATCAGGAAGGGCACGAGGAGAAAACTCTCCACAGTGAACTCGATCCGTCGTGGGATGCCGAGCTGGGCGAGGCGCTGGTCGGCGAAGTCGAGTTGCCGGTCCGGTCCGATGCTGTACACGAGGTGCGGGAGACGCAGGTATTCGTCCAGCGTTATCTGCTGCGCCGAGCCGACCGGATTGGCGGCGTCGACCGCGCACAGCCATTGGTCGCTGAACAGTGGATACGACGGGAAGTCGGTGTCTCCGAGGAGCTCCCTTGGTTCGATGACGAGATCGGCCTCGTCGGTGTGCAGCAGTTGCCGTGGATCTCTCGATCTGGGGAGGACGTGAATCGTCACGCCTGGGGCTTCGGCGGCCGCCGCCCGGACGAAGGGGCTCAGCAATACCAACGTCGCGTAGTCGGACGCGCTGATGGAGAAGGTGCGCATGTCCGTGCTCGGGTCGAATTCGGGACGCTGCTCGATGGTCCGCTCGATCAGGTCGAGGATCTCCCGTACGGGTTGCACCAGTCGCTCCGCCTCGGCGGTGAGGGTGAATTCCCTGCCCCGCCGCACCAGGAGCGGGTCCCCGAACATCTTCCTGAGGCGGGCGAGTGACGAGCTGGTCGCGGGCTGACTGAGGCCGAGTCGTCGGCCCGCGCGGCTGACGTTGCGCTCGGCCAGCAAGGCATCCAGTGCCACGAGCAGATTCAGATCCACGTTCCGTAGGTTCATAATCCCTGACCAGCCCATATATTCGTGGTGGAAATACTGCAAATTCAATATATCTATTTGACGGATAAGTTGCGCGGATCATAGCGTCCGGACCGAGCGGTGCGGCTTTCACGGCCGAAACTGCGGCAGGTTTTCCCCTCCTTGGCGGTGGCTCTTGTGCCGTCGCCGGTTTGGAGAGATCCGATGACCGAATCAGGAAATACCCCCGGCGACCTGTGCGGGGATGATGACGTGGGGGCCGACGTCGCACCGTGGGCGTTGGAGACGAAGGCGGATCCCGATACGTTCCGGGCGGCGATGGGCCGTGTGGTCGGCAGCGTGACCGTGGTGACCACACGTCATGACGGTCGTGCCTGGGGCATGACTGTCAGTGCGTTCAATCCGGTGTGCATGGAGCCGCCGACGGTGCTGGTGTGTGTCAACGCTCGCACTGTCACCGCTGCGGACATCCACCGCGAGAGCAGATTCGGGGTCAATCTGCTCAGCCAGGACCAACTCCCCGTGTCACAGCTGTGCTCACGTGCCGGGGCAGTGAAATACGTCGATGACCACGTCGTCGCAAGTAGCCAGCTGCCGGCCGAAGTGACGTCGCCGGTATTGCGCAATTCGCTGGTGACCTTCGACTGCGAGGTGACCGAGGCACGGACCGTGGGCAGCCACTTGGTCGTCATGGGCCAGGTGCGGGCCGTCCTGGCGCCCGACTCCCGCCGTCCACTGCTGTACGGGCAGGGGCGCTACCAACGCAGCGTGGACATCGAGGAGTTGCTGACGATGACAGAGGCCGCGGCATGAAGCTGACCGGTCTGCCGGCCCGCCTGTACGAGGCCTACAACCACCACGACCCGCTCGCCGCCGCGCGACTGTATGACGCCGGGGCCACGCACGAGGAGATCGCGCAGGGCAGCTCCCGGCAGGGACCGGAGGCCATCGCCGACGGACTGCGTCGCTTCTTCCAGTGGTTTCCCGACGCCCACTGGCAACCGCAGACCCAGATCACCGATCCGAACGGACCGGTCGCGATCACCTATCTGCTCACTGCCACGCTGCAGGCGCCGATGGGCCCCCTCGCCGCCCGCGGCCAGCGTCTGTCACTGCGCGGCGTGCACGTGTTGCTCCTGGGGGGAGAGCTGATCCGTGGCAGCGAGGACTACTGGGACGCCGCCACCTTCCACCGTCAAATGAACCGCACCACCACGGGAGAGACACCATGAGGACCGGCAAGGAATACCTGGAGTCGCTGCGCGACGGCCGCAAGGTCTACGTCGGCGGCGAGCTCATCGAAGACGTCACCACGCACCCCAAGACCCGCGGATACGCCCAGGCGATCGCGGAGTACTACGACTTGCACCTGGACCCCGAGCACCAGGACATCACGACGTTCATCGACGAGGACGGCAAGCGTCAGTCGATGCACTGGTTCCTGCCGCGGTCGAAGGAGGACGCTGTCCGCCGCCGCAAGTACGCCGAGTTCCTGTTCCGGCACTTCAAGGGCGGCATCTTCACCCGTCCGCCGGCCGGAATGAACGTCGTCATGTTCACCCAGGTCGACGACCAGGAGCCGTGGGCCGAGAACTCCCGCTTCACCGGCCCCCGCCGCGACCTGACGGGCAACATCCAGCGCCAGTGGGAGGAGGTCACCTCGAAGGAC
This genomic interval from Streptomyces dengpaensis contains the following:
- a CDS encoding flavin reductase family protein — protein: MALVPSPVWRDPMTESGNTPGDLCGDDDVGADVAPWALETKADPDTFRAAMGRVVGSVTVVTTRHDGRAWGMTVSAFNPVCMEPPTVLVCVNARTVTAADIHRESRFGVNLLSQDQLPVSQLCSRAGAVKYVDDHVVASSQLPAEVTSPVLRNSLVTFDCEVTEARTVGSHLVVMGQVRAVLAPDSRRPLLYGQGRYQRSVDIEELLTMTEAAA
- a CDS encoding SUKH-4 family immunity protein gives rise to the protein MSTTDTDVGGAITLTDDDLDPYVTHGETRRWLTGSGLPSDGALLGFDALREHGLRRLADLAGDADKLAGELRDQLVIGALRHLDRDLESIVLDGETGEISTAYVYRNPTLADLSPLAPSLEALLRSAAATEELTGAGGQFSRLGHFGPKAVTEASDRLAAVYASGVGKDVPAYWRMAALIRPLARIAGPGEGLVLDLPKRLLDEEFGTGVIMRFEDVDFGPALTHEPTRRFLRETGLPEDGLLFQLDTEVPLPALTEYYADERPDAFSADELPTSADRLIRLGYLLEDTSLVVDGTTGTILAWSEPDLTLRPLNADISTLAFTLWLLHREKTLDATHGISDAYEQLGATMTQTLATVDLVACDPTPSLPGDDGWRYWPEIFEDQASGTLYA
- a CDS encoding LysR family transcriptional regulator, with product MDLNLLVALDALLAERNVSRAGRRLGLSQPATSSSLARLRKMFGDPLLVRRGREFTLTAEAERLVQPVREILDLIERTIEQRPEFDPSTDMRTFSISASDYATLVLLSPFVRAAAAEAPGVTIHVLPRSRDPRQLLHTDEADLVIEPRELLGDTDFPSYPLFSDQWLCAVDAANPVGSAQQITLDEYLRLPHLVYSIGPDRQLDFADQRLAQLGIPRRIEFTVESFLLVPFLIRGTSLASLVLERAARQLAAAATGIRLLPPPLPLPDIHETMYWHPRHTTDPAHRWLRERLLASASDLGGMNGLPSDGT
- a CDS encoding nuclear transport factor 2 family protein, with the translated sequence MKLTGLPARLYEAYNHHDPLAAARLYDAGATHEEIAQGSSRQGPEAIADGLRRFFQWFPDAHWQPQTQITDPNGPVAITYLLTATLQAPMGPLAARGQRLSLRGVHVLLLGGELIRGSEDYWDAATFHRQMNRTTTGETP